One genomic segment of Caldisalinibacter kiritimatiensis includes these proteins:
- a CDS encoding FtsX-like permease family protein, with protein MKIVLLFFRRNFKKFTGIMFSMISFLLVMNLILGIVLSVKEHFKNDLVDNSDLYFIEVFNEDSPMDIPPELRKEVNSFDGVESSFFDFSHPVKITDSQKNNLDMTNILGVEIKALKYFNIEDTNVKDDFIFINKKLSNNEKFKGLKKGDKVYIRDYKYVEKDGEMNGVEYLTERTFYGFFEFNENHIFRNNISLINYNTAEKIARGMTKTGKPYFSRFIVIVPEVDKLKHVANMIESKNNNLTARYTLESTGNLPGFAVIIVAVSVLIIGILFLISIFNVSSNISQILNLRKRDFVLFNIFGIEDKKVEGMFMIELAIHGILTFTISTTITGVLFYLLKRFLEFDIFSQYIHLYILVNFVLAVGMLVLIGIIKLNTTFKSNNSMKFYKEVLKQ; from the coding sequence ATGAAAATAGTTTTATTATTTTTCAGAAGAAACTTCAAAAAATTCACAGGCATAATGTTTTCAATGATATCGTTCCTTTTAGTTATGAATCTTATATTGGGGATAGTATTATCTGTAAAAGAACATTTTAAGAATGATTTAGTAGATAATAGTGATTTATATTTTATAGAAGTATTTAATGAAGATTCACCTATGGATATACCTCCTGAATTAAGGAAGGAAGTTAATTCCTTTGATGGAGTAGAATCATCCTTTTTTGACTTTTCACATCCAGTAAAGATTACTGATAGCCAAAAAAATAATCTTGATATGACGAATATACTTGGAGTTGAGATAAAAGCATTAAAATATTTCAATATTGAGGATACTAATGTTAAAGATGATTTTATTTTTATAAATAAAAAACTTTCTAATAATGAAAAGTTTAAGGGACTAAAAAAAGGAGATAAAGTTTATATTAGAGACTATAAATATGTAGAAAAAGATGGTGAGATGAATGGAGTTGAATATCTAACGGAAAGAACCTTTTATGGTTTTTTTGAGTTTAATGAAAACCACATATTCAGAAACAATATATCTTTAATTAACTATAATACAGCTGAAAAAATTGCAAGAGGCATGACAAAAACAGGAAAACCATATTTTAGTAGGTTTATAGTTATTGTACCTGAAGTAGATAAACTAAAACATGTAGCAAATATGATTGAAAGCAAAAACAACAATTTAACAGCAAGATATACATTAGAATCAACAGGTAATCTACCAGGATTTGCAGTAATAATTGTAGCTGTAAGTGTATTAATAATAGGAATTTTGTTTTTAATTAGTATTTTTAATGTTTCATCTAATATAAGCCAAATACTCAACTTAAGGAAAAGAGATTTTGTATTGTTTAATATATTTGGGATAGAGGATAAAAAAGTGGAAGGAATGTTTATGATTGAACTTGCAATACACGGGATATTGACATTTACTATTAGCACCACAATTACAGGAGTTTTATTTTATTTACTTAAGAGATTTTTAGAATTCGATATATTTTCACAGTACATACACTTATACATATTAGTTAATTTTGTTTTAGCTGTTGGTATGCTAGTTTTAATTGGAATTATAAAACTTAATACAACATTTAAATCTAATAATAGTATGAAATTTTACAAAGAGGTGTTAAAACAATGA
- a CDS encoding helix-turn-helix domain-containing protein, with the protein MKDLQILSPGKRLKKVRKMLKVKQDELAGDMFCKNYISMFENDRRKINAINATYLANKVNEIAKEKRIDLQVSASYFLKSSKDIAQDKCEKWIEQVSNNYKLSNYKINLNLYKTMYLAEKFGLEEYIGDALYLKGINSINAQRYTCAIPQFLEAIVYFSKYNKNKKITDTYKNIAIAFYEQKQIHQALSVLNLAEGTAQKIEEDCYDILKDIRYYKGLCYFALGNLEKSKAIIDDVEDKDEQVLDLENKITDRIV; encoded by the coding sequence ATGAAAGATTTACAGATATTAAGTCCAGGAAAAAGACTAAAAAAAGTGAGGAAGATGTTGAAGGTTAAACAGGATGAATTAGCAGGGGATATGTTTTGTAAAAATTACATTTCAATGTTTGAAAATGATAGAAGAAAGATAAATGCTATAAATGCCACGTATTTAGCTAATAAAGTAAATGAAATAGCTAAAGAAAAAAGAATTGATTTACAGGTATCAGCATCTTACTTTTTAAAAAGCTCAAAGGATATAGCACAGGATAAGTGTGAGAAATGGATAGAGCAAGTATCTAATAATTATAAGCTTAGCAATTATAAAATAAATCTTAACTTATATAAGACTATGTATTTGGCTGAAAAATTTGGATTAGAAGAATACATAGGGGATGCACTATATTTAAAAGGTATAAATTCGATAAATGCTCAAAGATATACATGTGCTATTCCTCAATTTTTAGAGGCTATAGTATATTTTTCTAAATATAATAAAAATAAAAAAATAACAGATACGTATAAAAACATAGCAATAGCATTTTATGAGCAGAAACAAATACATCAGGCTTTATCTGTTTTAAATTTAGCAGAGGGAACAGCACAGAAAATTGAAGAAGATTGCTATGATATCTTGAAAGATATAAGGTATTACAAAGGATTATGCTATTTTGCATTAGGAAACCTTGAAAAATCTAAAGCAATAATAGATGATGTAGAAGACAAGGATGAACAAGTGTTAGATTTGGAAAATAAAATAACAGATAGGATAGTATAA
- a CDS encoding ABC transporter ATP-binding protein: MTNTIIKLKNVSKRYGNKKVLDNVSLKLNAGELVIIKGNSGAGKTTLLNILAFLETKDTGEFLWKGQKTENLNTKQKKNIRRTEMGFIFQDFNLFENLTVEENLEVFLSLTTEMKKDEIQKKIKEYLKKFQMEDRKKTHTRFLSGGERQRVAIMRAFLINSSIVFADEPSANIDDENKRIISDYLIELKEAGKSIVIVSHDDYYDKLADKIYVLKNGNLSETYWG, encoded by the coding sequence ATGACTAATACTATTATTAAATTGAAGAATGTATCAAAAAGGTATGGAAATAAAAAAGTATTAGATAATGTAAGTTTAAAGCTTAACGCAGGCGAATTAGTAATAATAAAGGGTAACTCTGGAGCAGGAAAAACAACATTATTAAATATACTAGCCTTTTTAGAAACAAAGGATACTGGTGAATTCCTATGGAAAGGTCAAAAAACCGAAAATTTGAATACAAAACAAAAGAAAAATATTAGAAGAACAGAAATGGGATTTATTTTTCAGGATTTTAATCTATTTGAAAATCTGACAGTTGAAGAAAATTTAGAAGTTTTTTTATCCCTAACAACAGAAATGAAAAAAGATGAAATACAAAAGAAAATAAAGGAATATTTAAAGAAATTTCAAATGGAGGATAGAAAAAAGACACATACTAGATTTTTATCAGGGGGAGAAAGACAAAGAGTTGCTATAATGAGAGCCTTTCTAATTAACTCATCTATTGTTTTTGCTGATGAGCCTTCAGCCAATATAGATGATGAAAACAAAAGAATAATAAGTGATTATTTAATAGAATTAAAGGAAGCTGGTAAATCCATAGTAATTGTGTCACATGATGATTACTACGATAAACTTGCAGATAAAATATATGTTTTGAAAAACGGAAACTTAAGTGAGACATATTGGGGGTAA
- a CDS encoding P-II family nitrogen regulator produces the protein MYALFLILNDIYKLDDIKEIFYEAGVGATTFDSRGMGKVLLEHNVDVPIVAGLRRLIEGDKPYNKTIISVIREEDKLKKVIDRINEELDYFNEPGVGFMFVLPVLECYGSKVDNKKNS, from the coding sequence ATGTATGCATTGTTCTTAATACTTAACGATATCTATAAACTCGATGATATAAAGGAAATATTTTATGAAGCAGGTGTAGGAGCTACTACATTTGACAGTAGAGGTATGGGAAAGGTTCTTCTTGAGCACAATGTTGATGTTCCTATTGTTGCAGGACTTAGAAGATTAATAGAAGGGGACAAGCCCTATAATAAAACGATAATTAGTGTAATAAGAGAAGAGGATAAGCTAAAAAAAGTAATAGATAGAATAAATGAAGAACTAGATTATTTTAATGAACCTGGTGTAGGATTTATGTTTGTTTTACCTGTACTAGAATGTTACGGCTCAAAAGTTGATAATAAAAAAAACAGCTAA